The segment TCAACAAGGCGGCGTTAATTCGATAATGAATTCATTTAAAGGGAAAGATGGGAGTCTTGATTTAAATAAGATGGTAAATACGGCAGGTCAGATGATGGGAGCCATGAATCAAGTCTCGGCTCTTGTGAAAGGGTTCGGGAGTATCTTTACTTAAATAGGGGTTAGTTAATCGTTCATCGTAAGATTTATAATAAAGAGCCGAGATCTGACAACTGGTCGGATCTCGGCTCATTTTTTCTGCAGGGAATTTCATTTAAATAAGCAAGTAGATGATCGCTATTCTTTCATTCCACCTTAAAGTGACTTATTTTATTTCTATGTTTCTCCCTTTTAGCTTAGGCAAGACTAATTTTAATACGCCATCTTTGTATGTGGCTTTAACATGTCGGTCATTAATTGGAGTAGATAGCGGTATGGTTCTAGATGTACGGTGATAAGCTTTTTGTTGTGATGATTTATTGATCAAATCGTCCTTCTCTTCCTTGAGTTCGTTCTGTTCTACGGATATGGTTACGTAATTTTGAAGAATATCAATTGTTAATTCATCCTTTTTCACTCCGGGTAATTTTGCTGTTACAATAATCTCTGTTTTCGTTTCTTCTGTGTCGACGGGAAATCCGCCAAATGGATACGGTGAAGAGAAGAATTCGTCTATACTTTGCAATAGCCCTTTTACTGGTCGATCATGAAAGAAACCATTCATTGATTTCATCATATCACCAAAGGGTTCACGGTTATTTTTCGAAGGGCGATTTGAATTTTGCTTTTCCATGTTTTTTCCTCCTTTGAAATGGAAATTCAATGTGATTTATTTTATGCTAGTGAAAGGATGATGTGCGATGTCAACAAAAAAACGTAAAGAAGGGGTTTGAAATAATGGAAAATTTTAAAATATCAGATGGTGGATTGGCTTACTATGATCGTGGTGAAGGCGAGGTAGTCCTTTTACTACATGGTTTTTGTGGAAGTAGCGCATACTGGGATGAACTTGTCCCACTTTTAGACAGCCATAGAGTCATCACAGTCGATTTAACTGGTCATGGGAAATCTCGATTTCAACAAGGTCTGCTGTCAATAGAAGCTATGGCGAATGATATTTACCAACTATCTCAAGAGCTAACGCTACCTCCATTTCATTTATTTGGCCATTCCCTTGGTGGATATATTACCCTTGCCTATGCAGAGATGTATGAAAAATCATTGAAAAGCTTTGGCTTAATCCATTCAACTGCTTTCCCTGATTCTGAAGATGCAAAGGAAAAGCGACTAGGAGATATACAAAATATTGAATTAAATGGAATGGTTCCCTTTACAAATAGCTTAGTTCAAAAATTATTTAGTAATGAAAGCAATCCTCATTTTAATGAATGGAAAAGAAAGGCCATTGAAATTGGATTAATGACTCATTCAGAAGCGGCTCAAGCAATGCTAATTGCTATGAGAGAACGGATAGATCGACGAATGACCATTGTTCATGCCAAAGTTCCTGTTTTACTAGTTGCTGGAGAAAAAGATAGGATTATTCCGGTTGATAAGGTCTATACATCGAATCATCCGCATGTAAAAAGAGTACTTCTAAAAGAGTCAGGTCATATGGGAATGGTAGAAGAAGCAGATCTTTTAGCATTTGAATTGAAGAAATTTATGATGAGAAGGGATTAAGAGAATAGAAATCTTAATCTACCTCTTTATTAGCGAACAAATATTCGCTACAATGTTGGTGAGGTGAAAATAATGTTTCAAAAGAAATCCTTGAAAGATGTGATGAGGGTACTTCAAGAAGAAGCCCCCTTTAAAGATCATATAGTGCATTGGGAGACGATCGAAGCTCAAGCTGCTAAAATGGTCGATCTACCAGAAAATTTACATCCTGTTATTAAAGAAGCCCTTTCAAAAAGAAAAGTTTACCAGCTATACACCCACCAATTGAGTGCGTATAAATGTGCCATGAGCGGGAATAGTTTTACAGCTGTGACTCCTACTGCCTCTGGAAAAACATTATGTTATAATTTACCAGTTTTACAAACCGCTCTAACAGATAAAAAGTCGAGAGCCCTCTATTTATTTCCTACAAAAGCTTTGGCACAAGACCAGAAAAGTGAGCTAAATGAATTCATTCAGCTTGTCGATATGCCAATTAATAGTTATACATATGATGGGGATACGCCAGCAAATATTCGTCAAAAAGTAAGAAAAGCAGGGCATATCGTTATGACCAATCCGGATATGCTTCATTCAGCGATACTTCCTCACCATACTAAGTGGATATCGCTGTTTGAAAATTTAAAGTACGTAGTCATCGATGAACTCCATACGTATAGAGGAGTATTTGGTAGCCATGTAGCAAACGTCATTCGAAGGTTAAAAAGGATATGTCGATATTATGGGAGTGAACCAGTTTTTATCTGTACTTCAGCAACAATCGCAAATCCTAAGGAACTAGCGGAAGAGCTGACAGATTCATCAATGACTTTAATTGATAATAATGGTGCTCCAAACGGAAAGAAGCATTTTGTGTTTTATAATCCACCAATTGTGAATAAGCCACTAAATATCCGCAGAAGTGCAACTCTAGAAGTGAGAAAAATTGCTGGAGAACTATTGAAGAATAAAATTCAAACGATAGTATTTGCTAGAAGTAGAGTAAGAGTAGAAATTATTTTAACGTATTTGCAAGAACTCGTAAAAAAAGAGTTGGGTTCAACCGCAATCAGTGGGTACAGAGGAGGGTATCTACCTACTCAGCGAAGGGAAATTGAGAGAGGATTAAGAAAAGGTGATATTTATGGTGTTGTTAGTACAAATGCATTAGAACTAGGTGTTGATATTGGGCAATTACAAGTTTGTATAATGACTGGATACCCTGGAACAATTGCAAGTGCCTGGCAACAAGCAGGTCGTGCAGGCAGGCGCCACGGGGAATCACTAGTCATCATGGTTGCGAGTTCTAACCCATTGGATCAATATATTATTGAGCATCCAGACTACTTCTTTCGCCATTCACCTGAGAATGCTAGAATTAATCCCGATAATTTAGTCATATTAATCGATCATATTAAGTGCGCGGCCTATGAGCTACCTTTCCAGCGAAATGATTTATTTGGAAAAGTAGAGGTTGAAGAGATTTTAGAATTTCTTCAGGAAGAAAGAGTTTTACATGAGAATGGGAACCGTTTTTATTGGATGGATGATGCTTTTCCTGCTCATAATATTAGTTTACGCTCAGCTTCTCAAGAGAACATTATTATTGTTGATATTACACAAGTGTCATCTGTACAGGTAATCGGTGAAATGGATCGATTTAGCGCCATGACCCTTTTACATGAAGAAGCTATTTATTTACATCAAGGCATCCAGTTTCAAGTAGAAAAATTAGATTGGGATGAAAAGAAAGCGTATGTAAGGGAGGTTGATGTCGATTACTTTACGGATGCAAACTTAGCCGTTTCTTTAGATGTTTTAGAGGTGGATCTTGAGCAGAAATATCAGAATGTAGCGTTAGGGTACGGAGATGTATCAGTCAGGGCATTACCAACGATATTTAAAAAAATCAAATTTAACACTCACGAAAATATAGGATCTGGTCCCATTTATTTGCCTGAGGAAGAACTTCATACATCCTCAACATGGTTTTCTTATTCAGATTCAATAAATTCATTTTCAGAAAAGCAGTTAGAAGAGGGGTTAATAGCCATTAGTCATGCCCTTCATGCGATTGTCCCACTTTTTGTTATGTGCGACCCAAAGGATATTTCTATTGTGCCACAAGTGAAAGCCTCCCATAATGAAAAACCGACCGTCTTTATTTATGATCGATATCCTGGCGGAGTAGGGTTGAGCAAAAAAGTATTTGAGAATATACGTTCTATTATTCTGCAAACAAAAAATACGATTTCTACTTGTTCCTGTCAAAATGGATGTCCTACATGCATTGGAACGGAGACAACTATAAATACAGCAAAAAATTCAGCTGTGGAATTACTTTCAATGGTATTAGCAGATTTTGAGTAAGGAGCACGTATCGTGAGTCTAAAAAATAAATTAAATAGAATGAAACCCCACATTCAGAAGAAGGACGGGGGAAAATATAAGGAGAAAGTAATAGGGGAGACAAAAGAAAGATTAGCCATTCCTTATTGGGATGATTGGAAAAAGGAAAATGCACAATTATACAAAATAGATCAACAATTTTGCATTGTAAAAGAAAGTACTTACCCAATATCATATCGCCATGGCCGACATGCATTTCAAGAATTAAAGGAAGTCATAGAAGCGTGGCAGAGCTTTAATGGTCATCACCCCTTAAGTGCAAGAGGCCTTGACTCCGATGACCTTTTCTTTTTTGACACCGAAACAACGGGGCTCGGGGGTGGAGTAGGCAATGTTATCTTTTTGTTAGGCTATGCTCAAGTACAAGGAGATAACATTATCGTTCGTCAACATGTCTTGCCTTCACCAGGAAATGAAATAGCACTGTATCATAGTTTTTTAGAAAATATTGATTACACTACGCTTGTCACTTATAACGGTAAAGCCTTCGATTGGCCACAAGTAAAAACACGGCATACATTAGTGAGAGACCATGTGCCTAAGTTACCATCTTTTGGACATTTTGATCTTTACCATGCATCACGTAGGATGTGGAAGCATAAAATCGAGTCAGTTAAGTTGCAAAATGTTGAAAGAGAAGTATTAGATTTTTATCGCAAAGAGGATGTACCTGGTTACCTTGCTCCGATGATTTATTATGATTTTGTAGAACATAAGAATCCTCAAGGGATGATCAAAGTATTAAAGCATAATGAAGAAGATATCTTGTCATTAATTAGTTTATATATAACTCTCTCGAAACAAATTCTTCAATTAGATCATGGTCAAACTGACTATGAAAAACTACAAGTTGGGGAATGGTTTCATTATTTAGGTGAAAAAAATGAAGCGTTTAGCACATTTCAAGAGTTAAAAGGGAAGAAAAGTGAAATTTCATTGCCGGCTATTCACCGATTAGCGTATCACTTAAAAAGGTCAGGAGAATACGACAAAGCGAAAGCTTATTGGGAAAAAGTTAGCAAAGAGGGTTCAGGGAAATTACATTATGAAGCATTGTTAGAATTAGCTAAACTTTATGAACATCAATATAAGGATCTTCATGCAGCTATTCGATGCTGTCGGGAAATGCAACACTCCCCACTTAGAAAGGAAGAACAATTGGAAAAACGTTTAGCTAGATTGAAACGTAAATACGAGAAAAAATTTCCTGGGTAAGAGCAATTTTCGACGATTTTAGTTTAATTTTTTCAAAAAATGCAGAAAGTATGAAGAATGATGGAAATCATAGAAATACTTCGACATTTATATTGAGGTTAGGCGGAGAACGAGTTACAATAATAATTGAATTTTCATTGTAAAGGTTGAGGAAAAGATGAAAGCATATCGAACCATTTTTGTTTTGTATTTTGTCGTCGTTTGTGTTATTGCTTATGTGTTAAACTCGATGAAAGATAGTTTTCCGTCTGTTTTATAAAAATAGGTCATTGTACTAGTACATGTTCTCCATTTTTTTCATAGGTTGTTAATGTAAAGTGAAAAAAATGAAAGGAGACGGTACTATGTTTGGAAGACGAAGACCTGTGCAAGTATTACCTGCAGTGGTACACCCTACAAAATATAATGTAATTAATACCCACTGCACTTATGAAGTTCCACACATTCATCCGACCCATACTACTATTTGCAACCATGAATTATTTCAACATAAACACTATTGTCCTCACACTCAATCTGTTGCAAATGAAGTATCTAATCAACACTTTAATTGCTGCGGACCAGGTGGGCCAGGTGGACCAGGTGGACCAGCACCGATGCCTCCTAACGGAATGGGATAAAAATTATATGGTGAAAGGGCAATTCGTTGCCCTTTTCTTTTTATTTTGGGGTAATTAACTAAAAGGAGCAATGAATTTGACAAAGGTTGTCACCATAACGGGTTATAAAACGTATGAATTAGGAATATTTAATTCGAATGATCCAGCGATAGGGTACATAAAGCTAGCGATAAAGAAAGAGTTGTTAGCTCTAGTAGATGAGGGGTTAGAATGGGTATTAATTTCAGGTCAGTTAGGTGTTGAGCTCTGGGCAGGGGAAGTGGTTTTGGAGCTTCAAGAAGAACACCCACACTTACAGCTTGCTGTTTTAACGCCTTTTTTCCATCAAGAGGAAAGATGGAAAGATCACGAAAAAGAGCGGTATGAATGGGTTACCATTCATGCAGATTTTTTTGAATCCATTTCAAAAAAAGCGTACGAAAGCCCTCAACAATTTCGACAAAAGGACATTCTCTTTCTTCAAAAAAGCGATGCAACAATTATAGTATATGACGAGGAAAAAGAAGGGTCTCCCAAATATTTTTTGAACTTGGCAAAAGTTTATAAAGAAAAAAATCCATATGAAATTAGGCAGATTAGCTTTTACGATTTACAAATGGTTGTTGAAGAAGAGCAGTTCAAACATGAGTAGTGTTTCCCGAAGAAATGGCTTGATCTACGTCACACAAAGGATTTTTTTCATTTTCTTTGATATAAGTATACACTTCAAATTCATCATGTGGTCGCGCTCTTCTAGTCGTATATGTGCACAAATAAGTGTACTCCTTATGTTGGGTTATTCATAATACAATTGACAAATGAAGCTACATTTGAAAGAATAAAGAATCATGAAGGTACATGTTGAGGTGATACAAAATGTTAGCAGATCGAATAAAATTAACTAACAAAGATATACTCGAAAAGGATTTTAAATCTGGAATGAGAGGATATAAACAGGAAGATGTTGATAAATTTTTAGATGTGATTATCAAAGATTATGAATCCTTTCATCAGATAATTGAAGAGCTACAACAAGAAAATTTACGTTTAAAAAAACAACAATCAGAAATTAATAACCGAAGATCAGCTCAACCTACACAACAAACAGGAACGACAAATTTTGATATTTTACAACGCTTGTCAAATTTAGAAAAGCATGTGTTTGGTAGTAAGCTATACGAATAATAGCACCCATTTTTTTCAAGTTGATTTATGTTAAATTTTCACGTATAATCAATTCTTGCATAATGAAAACATAACGTTCGGGTAATCGCTGCAACGTTAGTTGTAGAGGAAAGTCCATGCTCACACGATGCTGAGATGCGCGTAGTGTTCGTGCCTAGCCAATTCATAAGCTAGGGCAACTTGGAGTAATCTAGGTTGACGGCAGGGAAAACACCTAAGTTCCTTGGAATATGGTGTGAATACCTTGAAAGTGCCACAGTGACGAAGTCTCTATAGAAATGTAGAGAGTGGAACGAGGTAAACCCCACGAGTGAGAAACCCAAATAATGGTAGGGGCATCTTCCTGAAGGAAATGAACAGAAGGAAGGACAAGATGAAATACTCTTGTAGATAGATGATTGCCACCTGAGTACGAGACGCCAGTCGTTAGGAGTACGAAGGAACAAAACATGGCTTACAGAACGTTATGTCTGGTTACATGAAAAAGCAAGCTCTCCTTTCCAAGATAGGAGAGCTTTATTTACATTAAAATACATTTCCATATTTTGAATAGAGCAAGTGAATAAGGGTTCGGGATGACAAGAAAAGTGATTTTCACGTAGCTGTAAAGTCCATTCCCTTATATATCAATGCTTCCTTTCTTGCACTTCCTATACTTCTTATGGGAAAATGAGAAAGACAATTGAACTTATATAGTAAGGGTGGAATTATGTCAAAATATACGATAATTGCAACGGCAGCAATGGGACTTGAGTCTCTTGTTGCGAATGAAGTGAAAAACCTCGGTTATGACTGTAAAGTTGAGAACGGAAAGGTAATATACGAAGGGGATGAGCGTGCCATCGCCCGATCGAATATGTGGCTTAGAACAGCAGATCGAGTCAAAATTCTAGTCGGAGAATTTAAGGCATATAGTTTTGATGAACTTTTTGAAAAAACAAAATCATTACCATGGGAAAGATATCTGTCTGTAGATGCTGAATTTCCTGTTCAAGGAAAATCGGTTAAATCGAAATTGTATAGTGTTCCAGATTGCCAAGCGATCGTTAAAAAAGCCATTGTAGAGAAAATAAAAAAGGCTTATAAACAAACAAGCTGGTTAACTGAAGATGGTCCGTTAGTTAAGATTGAAATTGCTATCCATAAAGACAAAGCATCCCTTTTAATTGATACAAGTGGGGCAGGCTTACATAAAAGAGGCTATCGTGCTTCCCAAGGTGAGGCTCCCTTAAAAGAGACATTGGCAGCTGCTCTTGTACAACTTAGTCGTTGGACACCTAATCGTCCATTTGTTGACCCCTTCTGTGGATCTGGGACGATTCCGATTGAAGCCGCACTGATCGGTCAAAATATTGCCCCTGGCTTTAATCGTGAATTCCTTTCAGAAGATTGGAGCTGGATGAGGAAAGAGGTATGGGACGAGGTACGAACAGAAGTGGAAGATTTGGCTAATTATGATCGAGAGTTAGATATTGTTGGATCAGACTTAGATCATCGAATGATTGAGATTTCGAAGCAAAATGCTTTTGAGGCTGGCTTAGGCGATGTCATTTCCTTTAAACAAATGCAAGTGAAAGATATTTCTACTAAAAAGGAATATGGAATTATTATTGGGAATCCACCGTATGGTGAACGCTTAGGAGATCGAAAGGAAGTTGAAAATATGTATAGGGACATGGGAGAAGCCTTTAATAGGTTGAGCACCTGGTCCGTCTATATTATGACTTCTTACGAAGATTTCGAAAAACAGTATGGTAAAGTCGCAACGAAAAAAAGAAAGCTGTTTAATGGGTTTATCAAAACGGACTTCTATCAATATTGGGGACCAAAACCACCAAAAATCAATTAACATGATAAAAAGGTAAACGCAAGCGATATTCGCTTGCGTTTTAGATTGAATGAGAGGACGAATTTTATGACAAAAAGCTTGCCTTTTTCTTTAACAAAAGAGCAATCATTTTATGAAGCATTAGGAGACTGGATCGGAGATGTGTTTTATGATTTGCTACCAGAGCAAGGATTTGAAATACGTGATGAACAAATTTTTATGGCTTTTCAGCTCGAGAAGGCTTTCCAACAAAAAGAAGTAATTTTTGCGGAAGCGGGAGTTGGAACGGGGAAAACACTAGCCTATTTATTATACAGCATTTGCTATGCTCGTTATACAGGGAAACCGGGTATTATAGCATGTGCAGATGAAACACTTATTGAACAGTTAGTGAAAAAAGAAGGGGATATTAAAAAGCTTGAGAGAGCACTAGGCTTGTCTTTTGATGTTCGCTTGGCAAAATCTCCGGACCAGTATTTATGCACCAAAAAGCTGCAATCAAACAACACAAAATATCCAGAGTTTAAGGAGATAAAAAAAGAGCTTCCGGAATTTGTTATGGAACCTAAGTCGATGACGAAATATTTTCCTTATGGTGATCGTAAAGATTATCAACATTTAGATGATGACAAATGGTCTTTAATTAATTGGGATTCAACTCAAGATTGTTTGTCATGTGATATCCGCCATCGCTGTGGCTTAAATCTTCAACGAGAATATTATCGAAGTGCTCAAGATTTAATAATATGTTCGCATGACTTCTATATGGAGCATATATGGACAAAGGAATCTCGGAAAAGAAAAGGCCAATTACCGTTACTTCCAGAATCTAGTTCTGTCGTTTTTGATGAAGGTCATTTGTTAGAGTATGCTTCACAAAAAGCACTAACCTACAAAATGACAGATAATACGATAGAAGAGGTACTCGATAATTTATCAAGTAATGATATCCGTGAAACTACCCATCATATTATTGATGAAGTACTGATATTGAATGAAAAATTATTTTCATCCCTGCGAGAGAGCAGTACATCACAAACAGATGAAGAGAGACGTCACGTTGAAAAAAATGAGCAAATTCTTTCCTTCGCCCGTCAACTTAAAGGACAAATTGAACAATTGGCAGATGAGCTTGTTTTTGAAGGTGAATTATTTGTAATTCCAGAATATAGTCTTCGTGTTGTAGAAGAATATTTGGAGCAAATGCTTTACTCCCTTTCGCTATTCGTTTCAGAAGAGGGTGGAATCACTTGGATAGAAGAGAATGAACGACAAACTACACTTGTGATGATGCCAAGATTAGTTCAAGAAGTATTGAGAGATGAAGTATTTTCGCAAAAGAAACCGTATGTCTTTTCTTCGGCTACTTTATCCAATAACAAAGATTTTCACTATATTGCTCAAAGCTTAGGTATTGATCACTATTTGTCCTTTTCTGTTGCCTCTCCGTTTGATTATAGTGATAAAATGAACGTACAATTAAATATTCTTGGGCATCATAAGGATGAATCCTATCCATTTTTATTCAATCAAATGATAAAGTCAAATGGAAAAGCACTAATATTGTTTGCTAATAAACATGCTTTGAAAAAATTTAAAGAGTATGTAGAAACTCAGCCAAGCGTACCATTTCCAATTTATTATGAGAGTGAAGAAGAAATCTCTACCTTAGTTTCACATTTTCAAAATGATAAGAATAGTGTCCTTTGTGCCTATCATTTATGGGAAGGGCTTGATGTTCCAGGTGAATCACTTAGCACAGTGTTAATCCACTCCCTTCCATTTCCACCGTTTGATCCAGTTTTTGATGCGAAACGCCAAGGAGCAACGGATGCATTAAAGGAAGTTGACTTACCATATATGTTATTACGTTTACGTCAAGGTGTTGGACGCTTAATACGTAGCTCCAATGATAGAGGGGACATTCACGTATTATTAACGAATGAGGATAGCGAATGGCTATCAATGATCTCATCTATTTTACCAGTTACACCAATTGTGAATGAAGTTAGGTAATCATTGTTTATTTTTACTATGTTCATGCACTAGAGGAACTTTCGATTCAGGAAGTTTCTTTAGTAGCTAATTTCGAACAATTTTATAGGTGGAAAAAAAGAAAATTGATTCTCACTTTCTTTTAGAAACGAATTAAAACCATTAATTCTCTATTAAACTTGTATTAAAAATAAAGTGCAGCATTGGCAAACTGTATCACATTGCTCTGAATATGATAAAATGAGGGAGTAAAGGAATGAGGAGGGATTTGAATTGAAAGTAGAAGAAATCGTGAAAGAGTTTTTAGAGTATGTGTCAAAGATGACAGCATACAATGAAGCATTAGGATTGATTTTTTGGGACATGCGTACTGGTGCACCAAAAAAAGGGATTGAACAACGTTCGCAAGTTATTGGAATGTTATCATCAGACGTATTTGAAATGTCTACTTCAGATAAAATGGCTGCCTACATAAGAGAATTGTCTGCACATAAACAAGCATTATCTCATCAGGTTGTGAAAATACTAGAAGAGTGCAACAAGAGCTATGAAAGAAATAAGAAAATTCCTGCTGAAGAATATAGAGAGTATGTGGTCTTACAATCTCAGGCAGAAACCATTTGGGAAGAAGCGAAAGCTGAATCGAATTTTGCAAAATTTAGCCCATATTTAGAGAAATTAGTTGATTACAATAAACGCTTCATTGAGTATTGGGGATATGAAGAGAATAAATATGATACTTTATTAGATGCCTATGAGCCTGGAGTAACAGTAAAAGTATTAGATGAAGTATTTGGACAGTTGCGAAAAGAAATCGTCCCACTTGTTCATCAAATAAACAATGTAAATCAACCAGAGACAGACTTTCTATACAAGGATTTTCCGAAAGAGCAGCAAAAAGCTTTTAGTTTAAAAGTACTAGAGCAAATGGGTTATGATTTTGGAGCAGGTAGGTTAGATGAAACAGTTCATCCGTTTGCTATTGGATTAAACCCTGGTGATGTTCGAGTGACGACTAAATATGATGAACATGATTGGAGAACAGCCGTTTTCGGTACAATTCATGAAGGTGGTCATGCATTGTACGAACAGAACATATCAAAAGACTTGATTGGTACACCGTTATGTACGGGTACGTCAATGGGAATCCATGAATCGCAATCGTTATTTTATGAAAATTTCGTTGGGAGAAACTTTCATTTTTGGAAGAAAAATTACGACCTACTAAAACAGCATTCTGAAGGACAGTTTGATCATGTATCACTTGAGGATTTTTACCGAGCAATTAATGAATCTAAGCCTTCTTTAATTCGAATCGAAGCGGATGAGTTAACCTATCCTCTTCATATCATCATTCGTTATGAAATTGAAAAAGGGTTGTTTAATGATGAGATCCAGGTGAAAGATTTACCAAAGATTTGGAATGAAAAATATGAAGAGTATTTAGGGGTTTCACCAGCTAACGATGGGGAAGGTGTACTTCAAGATGTCCATTGGGCTGGCGGAAGCTTTGGTTATTTCCCTTCTTATGCACTAGGGTACATGTATGCAGCACAATTAAAAACAAGCATG is part of the Bacillus spongiae genome and harbors:
- a CDS encoding carboxypeptidase M32 gives rise to the protein MKVEEIVKEFLEYVSKMTAYNEALGLIFWDMRTGAPKKGIEQRSQVIGMLSSDVFEMSTSDKMAAYIRELSAHKQALSHQVVKILEECNKSYERNKKIPAEEYREYVVLQSQAETIWEEAKAESNFAKFSPYLEKLVDYNKRFIEYWGYEENKYDTLLDAYEPGVTVKVLDEVFGQLRKEIVPLVHQINNVNQPETDFLYKDFPKEQQKAFSLKVLEQMGYDFGAGRLDETVHPFAIGLNPGDVRVTTKYDEHDWRTAVFGTIHEGGHALYEQNISKDLIGTPLCTGTSMGIHESQSLFYENFVGRNFHFWKKNYDLLKQHSEGQFDHVSLEDFYRAINESKPSLIRIEADELTYPLHIIIRYEIEKGLFNDEIQVKDLPKIWNEKYEEYLGVSPANDGEGVLQDVHWAGGSFGYFPSYALGYMYAAQLKTSMLKDIPNFDELLEKGELSKVKEWLTSHVHQYGKMKKPLEILQDITGEGLNANYLASYLKEKYQKVYDL